The DNA window ctagccttgatcaagtaaacggtgatttggtagacactcctgaaccgaatctcaaaaggaacacaaatcatcctcctgagctaattataggtgatccttcaaaacctgttcgaactaggcgacaaatgctggaggaatatttcaattccgctttcatatcccagattgagccgaaaagagtggatgaagcattgttagatccGGATTGTATCTTGGGAATgtaagaagagttaaaccagtttgagagtaacaaagtctggtacctagtccctagaccaaaagatcaaccggtcataggaacaagattggtatttagaaataaactcaatgaagacggtttggtcacgaggaacaaagtcAGATTAGTGTCAagaggatacaaacaggaagagggcattgattttgaagaatcatttgctcctgtagctaaaattgaagccattaggatttttccggcctttgctgctttcaaaaattttaaagtttttcaaatggatgtcaaaagtgcatttttgaatggtgaactacgtgaggaagtatatgttgaacaaccatccggtttaaaaaatgatgacctgcctaatcatgtataccgcttaaacaaagacttgtacggtttaaaacaagctcctagagcttggtatgatacactaaccgcatttatgttaaaacatgatttcaccataggttcggtggataaaaccctatttaaatttgagaaaaaggaacacattctatttgttcaaatatatgtaaatgatatcatcttcggctcaaccgatcctaagttatgtgataaattctcaaccttgatgattaacaaatttgaaatgagtatgatgggagaattaagcttcttcctaggtcttcaagttAAACAACTCGAtgaaggaactttcatcagtcaacctaaatacacaaaggaacttctaaataaatttgggatggatacatgctcgtCAGCCGCTACCCCAATGAGCTCATTAGTCAAATTGGACAAGaatgatgacggtcaggcaaTAAACTTGACaacttaccgaggaatcatcgacTCTCTCCTAAACTTGACatcaagtagaccggatatactatttgcggtcagtgagtgtggaagattccaggctaatccaaaacagtctcattACACATctgcaaagcgaatcttgaaatacctaaagggaacttctgaagtcggtctgtgatatccaaaggactcatcttttaacctcacaagttactcagatgcagattatgcagatTGTAAAGTTGACCGAAAAAGTACCAGTGGAACATGCATATTCCTAGGTGAtcgacttgtttcatggcacaacaagaaacagacatcggttgccacgtcaaccgcagaagctgaatatctggcagccggaagttgctgttcacaacttcaatggatccaacaacaactgaaggatttcggtatcacagccgaagaatCTCCGATATTCtatgataacacaagtgccatagcaatcacatacaatccggtctctcactctagaaccaagcacatcgacataaggcatcacttcatccgggaacatgtcatgttgaagcacatccggctggaatacgtatcaacggaacaacaagtagccgatatcttcacaaaacccctgcaggaagctaagttttcttacttcagaaacatacttggtttaaccgatattaatcagctTATCTTTTAGAAATGTCTAAAagggaaaatcggttcggacagacaaaaccggtagttcctcttAAATTGTCGGAATCCGAATTCACCAAGGtacctattgaagaaccgctttgtctatcagttacagtaaaccgaccggttacttagtgcatgcaccaattaaccgcatcggaacaaataactgaaaaccgaccggtttggaaataatgTACTCCGAATTATTTGGTCtccgaacaaaagtggaataattatctgtgtttagagttatctgttctgaaaagatacattttcaaacaaaatggtcatacctcaaaagacgtgaagataagatatctttcaccgtccaggcctatgactcacatcctaggttgtagacatgcctatttcatgcaatatatGTTATCCTACGGTCAATAGAATACATCAACTGTCacccactggataatactatcacccctctactaatatataacttaggAAAACATTAGACAAAATATTCACAAGTATTAacttatcctctcactaagataaaaatgtctcagtttccaaacattcttcaagttgatttcgaTTCAGCTCAAAGTACAGAGCACTATGAAATCTTAAaaatgattaagtcacttgaagatacCGGTCTAAAATCCTTCcaagatgacaaacatgtcatcttccccGAAACCGTCCTGGAGTTCTTTTATAACGCCAGGGTTTTCCGTGGTACCCCTCATTTCGACACCCTCATTCAATCTAGGGTCGGAGGGACCGTGTTTGATTTCTCGGAAAGTGACTTCTCCAGATGCTTCGATCTTCCAAAGCAAGGGATCACTGATCTGAACGTCCCGGCCGGACTGAAAGCTGAaatttccttgagcttctctcgGTCAAACCATCTGGTCAGTGACCACGGTGCTAGGTCATCATTGagagctgaataccagcttctcaatgatatcatcggtCGTGGCATCCTAGttaaggatgtgaccaacacctactgtgTTACAACTTTTAATATGATGACCGCTATCACAACAGATACGCTAGTCAACTAGTCCAGGGTGTTATTCGATGTCCTGATCTAGATGATCAGCATTCGCCAAACCGGCCTTATTccaaccggatcggctaatccgCAGTACGACACCCTCAACACTGAAAATTCGGCATTCAGCTCGGGCCGAACCGCTTCACAACACACTAGAGAAAATCGGACTAGCAAAGGAAAATAGCTGGTAGTCGAAGAACAATCGGCAAGAACTGACGATGAAGAAACCGGTCCGACTGGGCAAACAAATACCTCTGAGGAACACATCCGGAAAATGGCCGAGGACCTCGTCAACCGAATCATGGAAGAAATTCATGAGTAGGCTCACGCGAAAATCGACGTCTACCATCACTGGGCCCTAAACCGACAAGAAATATTCTACAATAACATGCTACCGGACCTCCCAGCTGATCGAAAATTTGAAACATTGGTTGAGATGGAAGCAAAAGTGATCAACCTAACAAAGGCTCAAAGCGTCTTGACCGCTCTTCGACGAAGTAGGATGGCCGAACCGCATGCTCGGTTACTGGGGCTCACCGAACACATCCAACGTCTCCAAGGAAAGCATATCCCATGGACAGCGGGCACTCAACTTGAGCTCTTGGTGTTGGACATGCTAGCGGTCAAGGAAAAGGAACTGACCGAGAAGATGGCACAGTTAGAAGCGGAGCCCGAGCACCAGGAGGCGTCGCACTTCTCCAGATCCCCACCTGAGGATGAAAGCGGTCCAAATCCTGCCGAATATGAGCATTTCTCTCCTCCACCGGAACAGGAAATCAACAACACCAACCTTAGAATGGGTACACCGCCCACCGACCAGCGAGTCTCTCTTCAAACCGAGGACTCGGTACTAGTGGTAACAGAAGATAGTGTAAAGGACCTCATCAAGGAATTTGTCAATGCCGCCATTCGGTCGTGGCAAAAGAAGATCAAAGAAACCGCGACTAAATCCATCGAGATGATTGAGTCGACAAATAAAGAGCTACAAACCGCGGTCGGACGGATCACGTCCGTTGAAGACAATTACGACATGAACGATCAGTTGTACAATGGCTTTACTGATAGAACTAAGGCATTGGAGGAGGCAACTAAGAAGCTGGAGACCGACCTCGCTCTTACCAGCCAAAAGGTCGTCATGACGGAACAAACCCAATTAACAACCGATCAAAGGTTGAATAAGATTGATGAGGATCTGGCTCAATCCGGTGTCCAGGCCGGTTCTACACTTGAGAGGGTGGCGATGCTTGAGGAGAAGCATGCCAAAACCGAGGCTGGTCTAAAGACGTTCACCGAACAGCTGGCAGAAATGATAGCGGCAAAGTTGGCTGCCGATAAGGCACTTGAGGAGGCAAATGAGCTTGCGGCTCAAAAGATTCAAGATGTATTGGATGAGCAAACCCGACTTTAAAAAGAAACGGCGGAGGCAGATGCAAACCTGGCCGGACATTTGCAGACATTAGAAAACATTGCACCTGCCGTAGCGGTTTCAACAGAATGAAGATGCGGCTCGACTAATCGGCCAACAGTCAGCATACAATGATTTCGCCGAGGCTCATCAGAAGTCCAAAGCGGTTGCTTCCCCATCCGGTCCGGTtacaagaaagagaaagaattctTCCAAGAGGGCGGCCATCTCAAAGTTAATAGACAGAGTTACTGACACGATTGTCGATCCTCCAAGCAACCCGCTTCACATGAAAATGAAGATCTCGAGGAAGAAGACGTACCGCTAAACAAAAGACCGCGAGGTCTTGACGTAGCTCCAATCAGATCGTTTGCTCCACCGGCTTCCCCGTTCACCGGCACTTTAGGCAGTCAAGGATCTTCCTTCAGGCCTATTCCAGCGGTCAAGGGAAAGGCTGATGAAATGCTGGACAAATACTTGCCGCCCAGGaagaagaaataggggctttctTTACTTATATTTCCTATGTTTactttagttttatatatatcaagtatctttactttagtatatttttatatatatatcaagtatttttgaaaccggcctccatttgcattcttacatggttttgaatattttaaataaaataatcaaaaagggagaaattaataagataaaatataaaaatataaaatttttccaaaaatttttctcaaaattttcccaaaatttttcgaaaaattttttctaagttagtttccaaaaatccagccaaataaacttttaaaaacaaccggcctacatttgcattcttacatggttttgaatattttaaataaaataatcaaaaagggagaaattgttagataaaattagatcggttaaataaaacataacaaaaacaaatttcttgtgCAGAAACagttaaagaattcaaccggtcaagttactcaaccggtcaagttactcaaccggtcaagcaacccaaccgaccaaaaacctgatcgaacaagaagataagaccggtcaaaacagaaggccaaaatcgttgAACATTGGGTCAATCTGaagttatggaaaaaccggaagtcatccggttaatataaacaaccgaccagtacaaatagatacttcgagtatctgttgaggatgataccaaagggaTAGACTTTactattgccatattcatacaagtctaagGACAatctgtaggctgcagaagatcgtccgacaagatctttcaaCTCCGGGATAAATTAGAGGCGCAAtcctccaggtgcaggcaactgtacaaccgacagtttccatattgagtaaaagacaaacctagccggtttgacctatacattGGAAGCCTAGACCGctaggtctgaatcactgaacctctgctcaaccaatcagattcaaggaaatgaaatgtgaccgttgtcacatttcacctataaaagaaggagctgaagaggaataaatgtgGCTACAAGTTCTGAGAGTTTCAACAACTGAAGTTACAAATTGTGTTTTATTTCTCTAAGATTTAGAGCTTGagtgcttatttgaagtgtgattacaatttcggttaaaattgtacgggtgttattgagcagaaaataagtctcgatcggattgtgtttgtgtattccttagtgaatatccttctcgcggtttagAGAGGAATggatgacgtaggagtttatctccgaacatccataaaaacctgtcttgttctgTACTTTCTACCGGTTTTACATTCTAACTGATCTGTACTAACCTATTCATACCGTTCTAACCGACTCAACATCACTTAAACCgacttactgaatcccaaaaccgacccagcaaactccaaacctatcttattcaaattcgattttattcatcctgtgtgtgtgctgcttcaacctgaaacaaaccacttccgcacttgaactaggttcaagggtttgtgacagtttgtgtatattgaaacccggtgttaatctctaactggattaaacaccaaccatTGAGTGAAGGCgtaaaccggccagaccccggttccccagccgcgacctagatcctaacacaccCTAGATGGTCCCCAAAGATTAGAGTGGATATAATCAAGTGTTCCTTCAATATTGTGTATGACTTTAGAGAATTTGACTCTTTTCTACATGTCGATGACACAATGCTCACAAAACCTCACTTTATTAACACTCTGTCAATTAAGAAGTCCTTGCTTGCTCACTTCGATCATGTCATTCTCACTTATATGACCAAGTCGCATATGTCATAATTTTGTGACATCATCATCAGATAATGATGAGATATCAACATCAACATCGCCTATAATTGTGGAGTTTTTAAGAACATATAACATGTCAAGTTTTCTTTAATCTTTCATCACGACAAGAACATATTTACTAACCTTTATAACTTCACCTTCAGTGTACTTGTAACCTTTTGAATCGAGGGCatgaagagaaataaaatttctctTCAAATTAGGAACATGTCTCATATCATAAGGTGTTCGAACAACTCCATCAaatatcttgatttttattgttcCTATACCCACAACCTTACATGAAGAATTGTTTCCCATTAACACGATACCTTTGGAAACTGTATCATATGTTGAACACATAACCGATTGAGATAAATATGATACATATAGCCATAATTGAGTATTTAATCATCTTGCGGCCTTGCATCGCAAACAAAAACTATGAGGAGTTCACTGTCTTCGGCGTCAACAATACTGGTTTCGCCGCAATATTCTGTTTGTTTGTCAGTCATAATATAATCCTCTTTCATAACTTTATTTTCTAGTTTCGCACTCTTAGATTTTATGTGGTCTCCTTTCTTGTAGTAATTGCAAGTATTCTAAAGTTTTCTTGAATTTCATCCATTTGTTTGATAACATTTTGAACCATTTTCTTGGGTTCTCTCTTGAACAATAAAGCTCTCTACCGGACAAAGAGAATAATCAACAAgatgtttcattttctccttACAGAATAATGTATATTCAAAGTACGTATCCGATATAAACCTCAGGAGTAGATGTATGGTAATCCAATTCAGAATTCCAGAGCATTAGAAGACAAATCTACATGCTGAACTAACATTGAAAatcaatattctaattaatgaTCTTTGAAATATTACTAATCAACTACAAACAAGATCAACCAAAGATCATCCTCGTTACATCCTCATCAAGATCAACCAATCACAATGAAGAAAGACAACTATAGAGTCGTTGAAGCTAATATATTAGCGTTAAGTGCTGGtctatttaagaagaaaaagACTAGCAGACTAACACATGATTTGAACACAGATCACACAGATTTTAAAAACCTTCAAGCAATCTCTCAAGCTATTTGAAATTCAATTACTTACAAGTTCTATAATTTCATCAAGTGAATTACAATCTTACTTATTCTGTGTGAGTAATGAgctttgtaagttgatagaatttgtttctattcaacAAGAGTGTGTTCCAGGAGTTCGAAAGTAGGCAACAACTAAGTCCTAATTGTTCGACCGGATTGTTTACGAGTGTTGTAATCAATCAAACCTTCTAGTGGATATCATTCTCATCGTTGTGAGAAGAAGGGGCGGCGTAAGAgtttttactccgaacatccacaAATTGTGTGTTGCATTCTCTTTCCTTCTTTCATTTCAAACCGTTTCCTTCCTCCTATCACGTGTTAAACCGATAGTTTGTTGTTTCAAACCGAAACGAacacttctgcacttgaacccggttcaagcgTTTGTGACGGTTTGCGAAAAGTAGAAGTGAATAATTAACCTCTAACCGAGTTATTTTCAAACGTTGTGTTTAAGTGATCTCCATTAGCCGGACCCGAGTCCTTATTGGCGATCCTGATCCTAACACTAGCCATTTTGGTaattagtataaatatttttaaaaggttgtaatatataaagatttgatagaaaatgttttttttgttgagtttaACTTAGTAAAGTCCTATAGAGGTTTGTGTTGTTtgtaaattgaaatttaatttttaggcTTAAAAGATAGGTATGTAATAGAGGAGGGATATGGATAGGGAAATTAATTGAGTGAATGAGAGTGTGAACGATGTGTCATCACTTtaatgttagaaaaaaaaaataaagagttcagataaagtgaaaaaatataatttattttattgtttcaaccaatcaaattacTCCACGTTATTCttattctcattttatttttcaaattctaaGTTATTACTATTACTATGAGACTTCATGCTAACtttctaacataaaaaaaatgagatatcttaaaatatgaaaaataatcatatttttaagtGTATATTGTGTcctaatgaattttttttcttttcataaatatatattattacccTGGGTATTAGTCCCGGTTAACAAGTTGATTCGTTCAGACATTTATGCTTGGTTTGAATTGGGTCCAATAGATTTTTTGGagacttgttttattttatttcaaagatATACTAGATATTAAGttgaaattttgtttattttttttttcaatcctattaatttgttttgagATTTGAATGAACTACATCATTTTAccaaataatagtttaatttatttgagctttttttttttttaaataatatataatttgagattaatgaatataacttttatcccaaataattatttaattttattttgactttaatttggaaataataaattcaacatttatcacgaataattatttaatttagttctggcattattttaattattttgaattcatgtatataatatttatttaaaataattaatttattcataaattgtatataaattcaaattttaattcttaggctaataataataataatagtaataataattaattaattaaataaagaaggATGGTTTGAATCTTTCTTAAACAACTTAAATTGAAGCCAATGTTATAATTGTGGAGTTCATgctaattttgaatataaaaaattaaaaaacttaccGAACAATGAGATATTATTTTGTAAGtgtaagttattaatttattttttttaattaaaagagaactatCCTAAACCCCATCGTCATAATTCTGTttaaacttaaaacattttagATGTAATCAAATTCATAACATTTTAGTCTATTAAACCGATTCTTACTATTTGATGACTTTGGTAGAGTTTTAAGTGCAAGTTTGTCCTAAtgaacaataatttttaatatatatatatatatatatatatatatatatatatatataaatttgtaaagaTTTTCAAGAAAGAACAATTGAAATcaatgaaattgatatttttttgtataataattataaataaatattatttttggttcattATGGTTGGTGGTACAAAGATGTATAACATTATTCGATAGTGTTTTAATATGgtgtttgttatattttataaatttatatacctatataatttatatctatttGATATAAAAGAGTAACTAGTTCTTGTATATACaacactattattatattattaatatttaatttctcattataccctttattaatattatatataatttattattatataatatattaaatgtatttttattttattttaatattattattatataattatttttaatatatattttaaatagtataatattgtaataaaaaaatatatttaattttataatgataattttattaaattacttattattattttatatattatttttattttaagtttatttattagtataatttaatatatttaaatcaaataaatataatttacattttatattataattaaaattatattaattattaaataataacaatacaataatttataataatgaccatattatttataatataagtaaatatataaaataataataaaaattttaattttatatttatagaatttatctaaattttttttagaaatatgtattattttcatttcattaaaaattcccaaaaacagGAAAAAAAAACCCGCGAGTTTAAAAGATTATTCTAAACAGACCTAAAAATTTTTTTGAAGTCgtataattgtaaataaaagcaaaaacgtaaataaattatatgattacCATGTTTTCGTTTCTTATGATTTCAGTAAATGATAAATTACAATTCCTACTGATATTTCAATTTTGCTTCGTACTTGGACTTTTCTCTACAATCCCACAAGTGCTCCACATCTACATTCTTATActatataccaaacacaaaattataaaaaaaaaacataatatttattataatttatatcaaacaTTACTAACATATAcaactttatattatttatatctcgttataatttatattttatatcacttatacctatataatttgtaccacaTACCAAATGTTATCttagtatatattaattaaaaataagattaatttaattaataaaagtttatttattaatttttaattaagtattttatttaaatgaaaatgctAGAAATCATCTAGAAACctctaataaaaaaacattaaatgtaCCAAATATGAAAcaaagaaattttaataaataaatttataaaaattgatataaaaatgtttaaaaaataaataaatatagtaaagaaaataaGGAACAAGTCCTAATAAATAcaggaaaaaaaaagtaaatttaattgaaaaaaaaaacttattagacatgtttgaaatataaattagatttaaaattaaattaatttttttaggttaTAGTTTCAATAAGGTTAGAAGATGGTATAAAAAGTCTATCCTAACGTGAATTTATAGGATGAATTGTGTAAAtagttacatatttttttatcaggttatatataatcaaataaaatatgctTAGATCtgtataatttctttataaacaaaataataataataaataaggaagcaaaataatatgtataaaacTTTCAAAAAATTGAGTCAAAATctcaatgttattattatttcattacatGAACTATCCCTAACTTCTTAAACCTcggtttaatttaaaacattatatataaaaatagaattaataactttttaatcCCTTGTATATATGACTTTTGTTATTTGtcgtatttgttttttttataattatttatttgtatattacttaactttcaatattataatttaagtttGTATGATACAAACTTCTTAATGAGATagtaataataacatatattcaaattctaatttaacttaaaaaatttattaggtATACTATGCACGTAATATAATTACttcaaactttaatatttataagtatCGGTTCAAGATATCAAAAGTTCACGAGTTAAATTACATTTGgaaacgttttaagtttaagcGGAGGACCATGACATtgagtgtcatgctagttcttctttaattaccaaataaataaatattaatatgatatttttcataaaattgttatttgattttatttagatttaagataattaaattatttatataataaataataaaaataaaaagttaaaaaataaataataaaaataaaatgttaattcaTTTTTCCTGAATTTAATTACCTATATAAACAATACACAATGCTCCTTACAAATAAACATCCCATGAATTTCTTTCTAAAAACGTTTACATCATCTTCTCTGATCTTTATGTTGTTTTTTGTTATCACTTTGATACAACTAGGTGATACAAGACAAGTTCCAAGCCAATCAAAGCCTGAACTATTTGGCATAAAATCCGAGACATCCTCATCGTTTAATCCAACCTTTTTTGGACATGCCCCCAGCCCCAAATCTCCACATGCTCCAAAAACACACTTTTGGAATAAAAAACACTCACCACCTCCCCCATCTGATCTAGATCCAACATTTCCAGGACAACCCGATGATCCTTTCCTAACAGACCCATCTTTTCAGGGAATGACAAACCCCGATCCCTCCCTAACAGACCCATCTTTTTGGGAATGACAAACCCCGATCCCTCCCTACCATCACCAACTTTTTTGGGAATGACAAACCCCGATCCCTCCCTACCACCACCAAATTTTTCGGGAATGACAAACCCCGATCCCTCTCTATCAGCCCCAACTTCTCCGGGAATGACAAATCCCGATGTCCCAATCGATGGAGACTTGCCACAACCCGAGTCTCCTTCTCTACCAAATCCAACCTTTTCAGGACTACAAACACCTAATTCTCCCTTATTTCCATCCCCAATTGGCTCGGGACTGCCAAATCCCGGGTCACTCTCACTACCAGACCCAACCTACTCGGGAGATTCCGCCACACCCTCACTTCAAGACCCAACCTTTTCTGGAGAACCAAAATCCCAGCAACCTTCACTCCGCATCCCAGCTGTTCCAACAAGGCCAAATCTAGAAGTCCCATCGTTCGAATCTAATTAGTATCatttgttgaattatatatttcGAGCCCGCCAAAAGAGAATAATAATAT is part of the Impatiens glandulifera chromosome 1, dImpGla2.1, whole genome shotgun sequence genome and encodes:
- the LOC124933602 gene encoding uncharacterized protein LOC124933602, with amino-acid sequence MLPDLPADRKFETLVEMEAKVINLTKAQSVLTALRRSRMAEPHARLLGLTEHIQRLQGKHIPWTAGTQLELLVLDMLAVKEKELTEKMAQLEAEPEHQEASHFSRSPPEDESGPNPAEYEHFSPPPEQEINNTNLRMGTPPTDQRVSLQTEDSVLVVTEDSVKDLIKEFVNAAIRSWQKKIKETATKSIEMIESTNKELQTAVGRITSVEDNYDMNDQLYNGFTDRTKALEEATKKLETDLALTSQKVVMTEQTQLTTDQRLNKIDEDLAQSGVQAGSTLERVAMLEEKHAKTEAGLKTFTEQLAEMIAAKLAADKALEEANELAAQKIQDVLDEQTRL